The Xiphophorus maculatus strain JP 163 A chromosome 5, X_maculatus-5.0-male, whole genome shotgun sequence nucleotide sequence tttctaatgaaTAGAAATAGTTTCTGGTTTTGTCTTACCAaaggtttgttaaaaaaattggaTGCATAGATTTTGTTCTTAGATGTGACTTTGGTGTCAACAGACTTCCTGTTAAGATATCTGCCTTTACAAGCAGGTTTTGTTGTGTTGGAAACTAATGTACACACACAACTTCACTCCTCACCAAACTCCATCTGGAACAACAGATCTGTGTTACACAGGAATCATCTCTGTGTTTGGATCACTGGATGGAAAAAGGTATTtggtccagaagacattttcTTAATGACAGTAGAGATTGGTTGTCTTATGATGAATTTTGCTTATTGTATAATTTGGACTGCTCAGATACTCAGTTTAACACAgtaatgacctctgacccctctgCAGTCAAATATCTggttaaaatataaacattcaaTCAGCTAACCTTCAGTTACTTCAACTGTTTGGATTTAACCTTTTGGATAAAAGTAACCCTAACAAACCGATGCGTCAGCATCTAACTAACTTTATATTTCCTGTCGGACCAAATAAAAACtccattttaaattagttttctgATTCAGAGGTTAATAAGTGGAGAACCGCTGACCTTAAATCTCCTCTAAGTCCTAAAGCTAAagaagttcattttaaaattctcaaCAACTTTTTTCCATCCAGGGAATTATTAAGACAAAGATTCAACTTTGATACCAACAGCTGGACCTTTTGTGACAACGACTGAAACAACAGATCGTCTCTTTTTCTATTGTGTgcaaactggaacattttggaGGAACTTTCAGGACTGGATCTCATCAAAACTTTCCTCCATCATCCCTTAAAAAGAGAGGATCTAATATTTGGACCCACAGAGACAGAAGAACCTCATTCCTCACAACCTGCTGATCCTCACCAGATTCTCCATCCACTCCTGTAAATGGGAAATAGAAATCCtgacttttcagcttttaaaaaccttttaatggACAAAAATCACTTCAGAAcctaaaactgatgaaaaaccagcaggaataaataaaactgttagaCGCCTAGAATGGTCTGAATTTATTAGAAAACTAAAGGCCCTTTgtctctgcttgtttttgtcGTTATGCTATCCCTCTGTTTGATGTCtgataaattttatttatttatagttttatttgacctgtttacattttttttattgtcataattatATGTGTGCTTTAAGCCAGTAAGACTTGTTTCTTCATGTATGAACACGCCATGTGGTATTGTACacttgttcaaaatgtttaataaaaaatcttgaGATCGTGAAAGAACCAGAAGGAAatctttaattaaaagaacGCTCTTGGAAAGCAGAATGAAAATATGCGCAGTGatggaagaataataaaatgataagataaattaaaaagtgaggCCCGGGGAGGATGTGGCCCTGGGGTCCACCTGGGTCAGACTTTGGCCGTTTTGCTGTGACTGTAGAATCGTGGGATGTTCGTTCAAACACTTTTGCCTTCgtgacaaaagaaaactttggcTTAATTAGTGAGACTGAAGCTTGTTTTCCAGTCTGCAGGCTCAGAGTCCAGAGTTATGAACTGAaactctttctttctgtttgtagAGATGGAGgatgaaaaaacatttcctttcatcTTTCCTTCACGGAGCCTTTGctccttttctctgtttcatttcttaataaaataataatcaaaatgcatttgattttgTTCTTGACTGCGTTTCATCATAGGTAGATTTAACAGCGTCAAAAGAAATGAAGACGAAGATATGAGGACAAACATCAGATTCTTTGTGTCCATTTGAACCGCCATCACTGAGGCGTTTAATCAATAAACATTCAATTATCCAAATGGTTATTGatttgtaataataaaacataaacaataaatgtttttctttgcattgtgAAATAGTTTTTAGAACACACCAAGTTTGTTAATTAGTCTAAAGCAGCGTTTCctaattccagtcctcaggcctccctgctctgcatgttttagatgagcatctattccagagcagctgattcaaatgattgcatgaacatcaagtgctgcagaaacctgttgatcacccagaGATTCAacccaggtgtgtagcagaagggaaacacctaaaacatgcagggcggggaggcctgaggactggaattgggaaacgctgatCTAAACTAAATTTAGAGCTAATCTGGCCAACAtgcctgacctttgacctggacTGACTCGTCGCTGTTgatcactttatttttatttaatgctttaTTCTTACATATTTCTGGTGCCGTCGTGACGTAGTTATGGGAATTTAGAGGTTGTGTTTATTACTGGGTGAAACCTTTTTATTGGCCGTCTCCCGTGACAACGCCCCCCCTCTACGTcagcttctgattggttgatcagTTCTTCTTGATGGCTCCTTCTGCAGAAGCAGGATGTTGGTCCGACTCGCTCCAACCAGTCCTCAGGGTTTGGTCGGGTTAAAATTCCATCTGTTTATTATTCATGAAAACTTCCGGGTTTGATCGGCTCTGTGGGAATTTGCTCCTTAAGTTTCCCTTTGCATCCAAGCCCGATCCAGCATCGGCCTGACCTCATCACCAGAACCGGCTGGCAGGTTCAAAGGGACCGCCTGGATGTCTGACCCAGAGGTCTGTCCGTCCTGGCGCATCTGTCCAGAACCCGCTTTACTGCCCTAGATTACACAGACAggaattttaacttttatttcacacgatagaatagaatagaatagaatagaatagaatagaatagaatagaatagaatagaatagaatagaattcaactttattgtcattgcattgtcacaagtacaagcaacgagatgtagtagCAACGATCACATAATGCAGACATTAAATCCACGTCTGGACCCTGACCGCTCTGgtagcaacaataaaaacaaacaataaaaggaTTATTAACTAACTCGCTTAACTTGTATATCTCTCAGAAACCAGTTTCAGATTTCTGGAATGCGAGCGTGGTGAGGccgattttatgttaaaacgaCCTGCCATAATGTCTGACGTCGCTCCGGAGGAAACTCCTCCCACACCGGCTTGCCGTCACTAAACAAACGGACCCTCCCGGAACCAGGTTCCTGGTTCTGCTGCGACCGGAAGCTCAGAAAACCGGAGACACTGGGCAGGTAAGACCGACACCAGGTGGACACTTCCTGTCTCCGCTGGAggacataaaacaaatatcattgttttatgatatttttagcTTCCAACTTCCTTAAACACGCAGCATCGGTGAGATCAGGTTTTAAACGGCATATTTATGGTTTCATAAATATCTGTTATTTATTATCCAAGTGCTCTAAAGATGATCCAAGAAATAATCAGaccattttcctttcatttgctttaaaaatgtaaacaaagtattttttccaaatgaaagaTTTGTGAACAAACCGTAAATCTAAGCTTGAGTCGGTGACGTCACTTAATTCTCTTCtttaataaagtattattaCACAAGTCAAATGTAGAAGTGCATAAATAAACAGTATGAAAGTTTGTCTGAATGTCGGAATCTGTCggtattcaatattttaattatataaaatatagtttctaaaaagtaaaaagtaaacttCCTGAGCTTTCTGGAGGTGTGTGTACACTTATGACCCTGAATGGATCCTGAATGGATCCtgatttaacttcctgtttcctgtggTGGGTTGGAGGTTTAACGGCGTGTCCCCAGGTGTCCCCAGGTGTCCCCAGGTGTCCTCAGGTGTCCTCCAGAGTTCTGCCTGCAGGTCCAGACCAGCTGAGTGCTCTCAGTGGGTGTTTGTGTCCCCTCAGGGTGGAGACATGTCCTCAGACCAGGAGCAGCCGCTCACTGCACTGATCCCAGGTAAGACCGCTGTCtagctgctctctgattggctccGACTCGCCTGTAGGCCCCGCCCCCATCTTATTTTGCTAAAACTTGACGAACCCTCACAGTGCGTTACTGGTTGACCTTCCGCTAATGTGCTAACAGTGAAGCTAGCTTCTTGTTTAGCGCTTTGCTACCTTAAACATTTAGTGCGCTTAGCTTCCCTGAATTAATTTCTCCAGATAAATTCTGAATCGCTGATtttcttggctgttttgtaaacagCCAAGAAAGTtcaaagttcaacatctgtgttgaagttttggttatgatctattaaaaagattttagacGTTTATGcacatgctcttattttgaagtgtatTTAAGCAGGAGTTCTATTTCCTCTAGtcattttttctaaagaaacttTATTGAGCGTTATTAACTAaacaaatacacataaaaaacatattaactCTGATGTCTCGTGTTCTGAAGCGGACCCGTTGGACCCGTTGGACCCGTCGGACCCGTCGGATCTCGTCCTGGACCCAGACACTACCAACAGCTGGCTCCTCGTGTCTCCGGACCTGCGCAGGGTGACGGTTTCGGACCGGTACCAGAACTACCCGCAGAACCCGCAGCGGTTCAACGCGGAGCTGCAGGTTCTGAGCCGGGCGGCGCTGACGGGTCGCCATGGCTTCGACGTGGAGTGGATGAGCGCCGACAACCGGGCCGCCGTCGGCGTCGCTCTGGCGTACGGAAGCGTTCCCAGGAAGGGAGCGGGCAGGGCCGCGTTCGGGCGGAACCGGGCGTCCTGGTTCTTCGCAGCAGAGGGAGATGTTCTGACTGCGTGGCACGGCGGGGAGAAGTGGACCTATGACGTGCCTGATGACGGCTATGAGCGGGTCCGGGTCCGTTTGGACCACGGTGGGGGGGTTCTGTCCTTCTTCCTGCTGACTGAAACCGGGCCGAGTCACGTTCACACCTTCAGAACCGAGTTCACTGAGGCGCTCTATCCGGGTTTCTGCGCTCGCTCCACCGCCAGCTACGCTGGGTTCTGCTGAGGCccaccgggtcagaaccagaacctccacgGGGTTCAGAGGAACCACCTCAAACCGGGCCAGAACCCCTGAGTGAGCAGAAACCAAGTCTTGTTCCAGTTAGGACCGGACCGGTTCGGTTCTGAACAATGACCCGAGTTAAGGCGGATCCAGATAAGCCCTGAAACCGTCAGCATCAGAACCGGgccttgttgctgtttgtttccagATGGGGGCGGGGCTTATTTTCATCTAAATGACCGGTTTATTTAATGATTGCCATAAgcagttataataataattcagaATTATTACGGACCTCTGGTTCCCAGTGGGAAGATCCAGGACACTGAAGACAGAAGTGGACTCATCATCACTCActaaactttaatgttttcaggAGAAACTGCATTCAACAACCAATCACATGGCAGAAtaaaggcagggatctctggtGACGTCACTCTGTGGCAGTGGGTTCAAAGTTCATGCAAGACTAAACATTGTGCACAACTAAAGGTGGAGGGAAGTCAGCAGGCGCCTGCAGAGACAAGACGCATCCAGAGGCTTTCTGTCCAAACCGGGCCGGACGTCGGGCCGGACGCCGGGCCGTCGCCGGGCCAGAAGGTCTGAAAAGCTGCTCACATTCAGAGAAAACCCCTGAAGCCGTTTGGACCTGACTGAACTTCAAAATACCTGAAAAAACTCACTTTAAATATAATCTGGAGGTATGAGATAACTTagaggaaaacatgcagcattcTGGGTccaacagaacattttaaagatggTTCTACCGAAACCAGAACCAAGACACTGAAAACCTGAACAACTGAACCTTAGAAAAATGTAACAGGAAGTCAGAGGAACCAGCAGGACTGACCCAAACATCTTGGTTATACTAAATTCTGACTCTCTGATCAGAACCTGAAGGAACCCGAAACCCACCAGAACCTCTCGGGAACTCAGTCTTTACAGAAACACACGTTATAGGAATCAGACGATCCGATGGACCGAAGAGAAACCGTCCAAATCGCAACTTCCGTTTGAAGCACATGGCCTAGAAGCCCTTGACGTGGCAGTACGCCTCCAGCGACGAGAAGACGATGTACATCAACCACAGGCTGAAGAACAGGCAGGAAGTCAGGATTTTAGGAACACGCGGGCCGCCCAGCTCCCCGCCGATGGCCGGCCGGCGCCGGTAGATCAGGACGGCGATGCAGATGAAAGCAAAGATGGTGAAGAGCGTGACGGAGAAGGCCAGCGTTCCCGGGTCCACCCTGAACTCCTGGCCCTTGCTGTAGTGGTAGACGGCGGCGATGGACCACGCCACGCCAATGCCCAGGAAGACGTTGACGGCGTTACTTCCTGTGACGTTCCCGATGGAGGCGTCCGCGTATTGGTCCTGGATCGCTGCCACTTTACTGGCAAAGGTGTCTGacgaagaaaacaaaaagctcttTCAGTCGCTTTCCTCGGTCGGTGGAAGCAGCCGTCAGATCCTGCTGGTCTAACGGCTGAGCTGCCATCTTGTTCAGcgttttgctaactttgaaaaagCTCAGTGTTCTTATcttcccctaaattaatttCTCCACACAACTTCTAAAGTGATAATTTACTGGGCTGtattgtaaactttcagttgagtAAAGTTCACCGTCTTGGTTTTCACCTGTTGTGAATTCTGCAGGTCGTTAGACATTTATGTTCATGCTAATATTTTGAAGTGGGATCTACAGGCTGTAGCTCTACAGTAAACTGGTTAATGCTTTCTGACTGAAGTCGGTCAATCCGGCTGATTCAGTTAGCAAAACTCAACAGCTATAAAACCGAAAGGTTCCACGGAATCACGTAGCGCCTGGTGGGAACCAGCTTAATCTGACCTCAGAACTGGGATTTCTCTGTTTCAATAGGAAACGTCCCGtcaaagaggtcagaggtcacaccCAGTTCTACATCACCTGGCTCTACAGTCCTTCACTGGTCGtttatatatatgaatatataaccgctgtttatatttatgaatgGATTAAAGATCTactgctgctggatcaacctgctggttggagaagcagcattcagcttctatgcaccacagatctggaacaaacttccagaaaactggaaaacagccgaaacactgagtgtTTTTAAACCTGGTTAGAGCTGCTTTGGAAACATAATCAATAAACATtgatcaataatctgatgtgtGATGATGGCAGaatgtaactttgtgtttttgtgattaaagctctttgaaatgtgatatacaaataaactttgattcattttgatGGTTGAATGTAGcgcgttagcattagctttagaTCATATTGCTTCAGTGTTAGTGGTCAGGGTGCTGCTTTAGCTAACTCTTTTCTGATCGGTTCCCACTGCTGGTGAAAACATCTTGTGTTTAAAATTCGTCATGTTTTGGGTCTGGAACAAGAAGCTAACTGTCAGGTGAAGCCTCCATGTTTGCCTTCCTGTTCTTCAGTAGCTACCTAGCTTAGCAGTAAAGTCTGGTGTTTGATGACTAACAGAAGAAACTTCCTGTGTTCTgcttcctctctttttatttccagatcCAAACTGCAGAGTTAGCCTGAACATGAATCAGGATCACAGCTTCCTGCTCTCCAGATCACCTGTCTCTGTTTGGTGCCTGGCCCGGTCCGTTCTGAAGAGACCGTTCATGTTCTCCGTCTGCCTGTTTGCGTTTCTCTGCTTTCCCACCAAGACTAAGACTATTAGCCCAGTAGATGTCAAACTGATATGGCTACCAGACCTCAACATAGACTAAGGGTGTTTTTCCCCAGCCTGTGGCTACTGCTCTCCAAccgaactggactttctaatCAAACGAACTGGAGTTTACTTAAAGCCACCTAAAcaaggctggtgtgaatgcaccctaaatctgttttattggCTGTGGTATCAACCTTAGCTTGTGTCACACCTGGTACTGAAGTACCCAACGCGACGAACACCACGGCGGTGACGGAGTCTTTGAGGCCGACCGTGCAGCCAAAATGCGAGGCCAGGTCTCCGATGATGGCGGTCAGCATGCCGATGACGGAGATGGAGACGACGAAGCAGGCCCAGCCGTTCCAGTAGTCCGTTGGAGGAACAAAGGCAAACAGAAGCTTCCAGAAGACAGTCAGGAAGTGCATGACATAGTCAAAACAGGAAGGCATTTTTTCTTCACCGcagtcatcatcatcacctgAGGAGAGAGACAACATTCCCTGTTGCTTCGTGTGAAAAATTCAGAGAAGcaggttttctgtctgcagTTAGTACCTGAGCTGACAGTGATGGCCTCCACAAACTGCTCCCTCCAGCTGTTTGTCCCGATCACCAGAGCCAGGTTGGTCTTCTTAATCAGTTTATCCACCGTGTTCTGAAACCAGACCAACCAGGAACGGAAAGTCTACCTTTCTGGCCATAAACCAGTGGTTACTCTGAAGACAGACTGAATGCTGATGTAAGACCTGGAATACGTCGGACCAAACCGCTGGAGAACCAGTGTTCTCACCAGAGCTCCGTCTCTGTACATCTAAAGCTGCAGCCTGGATCCAGTGCAAACCAGACCTCCCGACATTTGGGAGGAACCCAGAAGGCAGAGGCGTGATTTTAGGGATTTACTCTCACCTTGAACTCGTACGATTCCTCGATGATGACCTCCAGTCGGACGTGTTCGCCCAACGTCGGTCTGCCCATCTCTGCGATCcgccgctcctcctcctccttctttgTCAAAACTTCCTCACACACCCCATCTGACAAAGGTCACATGGTTTGTTTAGCTGCAGGCCAACGCAGGTAGcgagttttgaaataaatgcagGGTTCTCTTCTCCAGCTCTGGATACTCGGAGCTTCTCTGAGTATCCAGACTCTGATCTCCTGATCTCAGTTTGTCTTCAAACTCAACACCAAGAATCTGCTCTGCCTaccgatggatggatggatggatggatggatggatggatggatggatggatggatggatggatggatggatggatgggtgggtgggtggatggatggatgggtgggtggatggatgggtaggtggatggatggatgggtggatgggtaggtggatggatgggtgggtggatggatggatggatggatggatggatggatggatggatgggtgggtggatggatgggtgggtggatgggtaggtggatggatgggtgggtggatggatggatggatggatggatggatggatggatggatggatggatggatggatggatgggtgggtggatggatgggtgggtggatgggtaggtggatggatgggtggatggatggatg carries:
- the LOC111608605 gene encoding stonustoxin subunit alpha-like, which gives rise to MSSDQEQPLTALIPADPLDPLDPSDPSDLVLDPDTTNSWLLVSPDLRRVTVSDRYQNYPQNPQRFNAELQVLSRAALTGRHGFDVEWMSADNRAAVGVALAYGSVPRKGAGRAAFGRNRASWFFAAEGDVLTAWHGGEKWTYDVPDDGYERVRVRLDHGGGVLSFFLLTETGPSHVHTFRTEFTEALYPGFCARSTASYAGFC
- the LOC102216805 gene encoding sodium/calcium exchanger 1 isoform X8, whose protein sequence is MLLFIFSAALLLQEVGGFVQTGREIYRKVQGRDRPAPSNIVSITDGVCEEVLTKKEEEERRIAEMGRPTLGEHVRLEVIIEESYEFKNTVDKLIKKTNLALVIGTNSWREQFVEAITVSSGDDDDCGEEKMPSCFDYVMHFLTVFWKLLFAFVPPTDYWNGWACFVVSISVIGMLTAIIGDLASHFGCTVGLKDSVTAVVFVALGTSVPDTFASKVAAIQDQYADASIGNVTGSNAVNVFLGIGVAWSIAAVYHYSKGQEFRVDPGTLAFSVTLFTIFAFICIAVLIYRRRPAIGGELGGPRVPKILTSCLFFSLWLMYIVFSSLEAYCHVKGF